A portion of the Agrobacterium tumefaciens genome contains these proteins:
- a CDS encoding TIGR03862 family flavoprotein, with the protein MERVLKKARQVAIVGGGPAGLMAAEVLSAAGHAVTVFEAMPTVARKLLMAGKSGLNITHAEDYDIFLHRFGDAEQKLRAALDDFTPGALRHWAQGLGQETFVGTSGRVFPTVMKASPLLRAWLARLEAHGVIIKTRHRWMGFSADGLVFATPEGDVFMKADAVLLALGGASWPRLGSDAAWVPALAAEGVELNPFRPANCGFDVDWSDVFRQRFAGEALKSVTTISPAGALQGEFVVTQHGIEGSVIYAHSAALRDQLEHTGKATLAVDLAPGRTVERLGRDLAKLGRKESFANRLRKAVGLSAVKVGLLREIFHDISAMPDDLVAARIKHAEIPLARTRPIAEAISSAGGVDWQGIDENYMLKKLPGIFAAGEMLDWEAPTGGYLLTACFATGKAAAKGMTKWLDGLA; encoded by the coding sequence ATGGAGCGGGTTTTGAAGAAGGCAAGGCAGGTCGCGATTGTCGGCGGCGGGCCAGCGGGCCTGATGGCGGCCGAAGTGCTGTCTGCGGCTGGCCATGCCGTAACGGTGTTCGAGGCCATGCCGACCGTCGCGCGCAAATTGCTGATGGCCGGAAAATCCGGTCTCAACATCACCCATGCCGAAGACTACGACATTTTCCTCCACCGTTTTGGCGACGCGGAGCAAAAGCTGCGCGCCGCCCTCGATGATTTCACGCCCGGCGCGCTGCGTCACTGGGCGCAAGGTCTGGGGCAGGAGACCTTCGTCGGCACGTCAGGTCGGGTGTTTCCGACGGTCATGAAGGCCTCGCCGCTGTTGCGGGCATGGCTTGCCCGGCTGGAGGCACACGGCGTTATCATCAAGACGCGGCATCGCTGGATGGGTTTTTCCGCAGACGGGCTGGTTTTCGCGACACCGGAGGGCGATGTCTTCATGAAGGCCGATGCCGTTCTTCTGGCGCTCGGCGGCGCAAGCTGGCCGCGTCTGGGTTCGGATGCGGCATGGGTGCCGGCACTCGCGGCTGAAGGCGTGGAGCTTAACCCTTTCCGCCCCGCCAATTGTGGCTTTGATGTCGATTGGAGCGATGTCTTCCGGCAGCGTTTTGCCGGTGAGGCGTTGAAATCCGTCACCACCATTTCCCCGGCCGGAGCGCTTCAGGGTGAGTTCGTGGTGACGCAGCACGGCATTGAGGGCAGCGTCATCTATGCCCATTCCGCCGCACTTCGCGACCAGCTGGAACACACGGGAAAGGCGACACTCGCTGTCGATCTGGCGCCGGGACGTACCGTGGAGCGCCTTGGCCGGGATCTGGCAAAGCTTGGCCGCAAGGAGAGTTTTGCAAACCGGTTGCGGAAGGCCGTGGGCCTCTCCGCCGTCAAGGTCGGACTTCTGCGGGAAATCTTTCACGATATCTCGGCGATGCCGGATGATCTGGTCGCCGCAAGAATCAAACATGCGGAGATACCGCTTGCACGGACGAGACCGATTGCCGAGGCGATTTCATCGGCTGGGGGCGTTGACTGGCAAGGTATCGATGAGAACTACATGCTGAAAAAACTCCCCGGCATTTTTGCTGCCGGGGAAATGCTGGACTGGGAGGCGCCGACCGGCGGTTATCTGCTGACCGCCTGTTTTGCCACTGGCAAGGCCGCCGCCAAGGGCATGACCAAATGGCTCGACGGCTTGGCCTAA
- a CDS encoding response regulator transcription factor encodes MDVLIVEDDALHRAYLNEAVRAALPECDKVLEAANGRTGEKLARENRAAHIVMDLQMNERNGIEAARTIWKERPDTRILFWSNYSDEAYVRGVSRIVPEGAAYGYVLKSASDDRLRLALRSIFIEAQCVIDREVRGLQEKSLGKAHGFTDSEYEILVDVALGLTDKAIARRRNLSLRSVQNRLQSLYEKLNVHQAAGDDEAEGRYNLRTRAVTVAFLRKLLNYSALERAERELGEWATGR; translated from the coding sequence ATGGATGTGCTGATCGTTGAGGACGATGCGCTACACCGCGCCTATCTGAACGAGGCGGTGAGAGCCGCCCTGCCGGAATGCGACAAGGTGCTGGAGGCGGCAAACGGCAGAACCGGCGAAAAGCTGGCGCGGGAAAACCGCGCCGCCCATATCGTCATGGATTTGCAGATGAACGAGCGCAACGGCATAGAGGCGGCGCGCACCATCTGGAAGGAGCGGCCGGACACCCGCATCCTGTTCTGGTCCAACTATTCCGACGAGGCCTATGTGCGCGGCGTTTCCCGCATCGTGCCCGAAGGTGCTGCCTATGGCTACGTGCTGAAATCAGCATCCGACGATCGGTTGCGGCTGGCGTTGCGCAGCATCTTCATCGAGGCGCAATGCGTGATCGACAGGGAAGTGCGCGGCCTACAGGAAAAAAGCCTCGGCAAGGCGCATGGCTTCACCGATTCCGAATATGAAATCCTTGTTGATGTTGCGCTGGGCCTGACGGACAAGGCGATTGCTCGCCGCCGTAACCTTTCGTTGCGCAGCGTGCAGAACCGGCTGCAAAGCCTCTACGAAAAGCTGAACGTCCATCAGGCGGCCGGTGATGACGAGGCGGAAGGTCGTTATAATCTTCGAACCCGCGCCGTCACCGTCGCTTTCCTGCGCAAGCTGTTGAATTACAGCGCGCTCGAAAGGGCCGAGCGGGAACTGGGCGAATGGGCGACTGGCCGCTGA
- a CDS encoding class I SAM-dependent methyltransferase, translating into MKEQDESFVVDFVGGAVGHRFRSGEGRGQALPKAAGFTKGRTPKIVDATAGLGRDAFLLASLGAEVTLIERSPGMHAHLADGIRRALEAGGAYAEAASRMTLLQGDSRLLLKELSPEVVIVDPMHPPRHNTALVKKEMRVLRELVGSDPDQVELMEAALEHATKRVVLKWPLRAEPMPGIRKPSHQITGKNTRYDVFMIFGKSLDPEE; encoded by the coding sequence ATGAAAGAACAAGACGAAAGCTTCGTGGTGGATTTTGTTGGCGGTGCGGTCGGTCACCGTTTCCGCTCCGGCGAGGGGCGCGGACAGGCTCTGCCGAAGGCCGCGGGCTTCACCAAAGGCCGCACGCCAAAAATCGTCGATGCTACGGCAGGGCTCGGGCGCGATGCCTTTCTGTTGGCGTCACTCGGAGCCGAAGTTACGCTGATAGAGCGTTCACCCGGTATGCACGCCCACCTTGCTGACGGCATTCGCCGCGCATTGGAGGCGGGTGGAGCCTATGCCGAGGCTGCCTCCCGCATGACGCTGCTGCAGGGCGATTCCCGGCTTCTGCTGAAAGAACTTTCACCGGAGGTGGTGATCGTTGACCCAATGCATCCGCCGCGCCACAACACGGCGCTGGTGAAAAAGGAGATGCGGGTGCTGCGGGAACTGGTGGGATCCGATCCCGATCAGGTAGAGCTTATGGAGGCTGCGCTTGAACATGCGACGAAGCGGGTGGTTCTAAAATGGCCTCTGCGCGCCGAACCTATGCCCGGCATTCGCAAGCCTTCGCACCAGATAACGGGAAAGAACACCCGATATGATGTTTTCATGATTTTCGGAAAATCTCTCGATCCGGAGGAATGA
- a CDS encoding ABC transporter substrate-binding protein — protein MAFRKMLLASAAVACAALPITAHADTSAKKIALSNNYAGNSWRQAMLTSWDKITKQAVADKQVAAADAFTTAENQATEQAAQIQNLILQGYDAIVINAASPTALNGAVKEACDAGITVVSFDGIVTEPCAWRIAVDFKAMGASQIDYLAKAMPKGGNLLEIRGLAGVSVDDEIHAGIVDAVAKNPQFKIVGSVNGDWAQDVAQRAVAGILPSLPEVAAVVTQGGDGYGAAQAFAAAKRPTPTIVMGNREDELQWWKQQKDASGYETMSVSIAPGVSTLAFWVAQQILDGKDVKKDLTVPFLRIDQGNLEENLKNTQKGGVANVEYSQEDAQKAIASAK, from the coding sequence ATGGCTTTCAGAAAGATGCTTCTGGCATCGGCCGCTGTCGCATGCGCAGCTTTGCCGATCACCGCTCACGCCGACACCTCGGCTAAAAAAATCGCGCTTTCGAACAATTACGCGGGCAATTCCTGGCGTCAGGCAATGCTGACGAGCTGGGACAAGATCACCAAGCAGGCGGTTGCAGACAAGCAGGTCGCTGCCGCTGACGCCTTCACGACAGCCGAAAATCAGGCGACCGAACAGGCGGCGCAGATCCAGAACCTCATTCTTCAGGGTTACGACGCCATCGTCATCAACGCCGCCTCGCCCACCGCTCTTAACGGTGCCGTGAAGGAAGCCTGCGACGCCGGCATTACCGTCGTCTCGTTCGATGGCATCGTCACCGAGCCTTGCGCCTGGCGCATCGCCGTAGACTTCAAGGCCATGGGCGCAAGCCAGATCGACTATCTCGCCAAGGCGATGCCGAAGGGTGGCAACCTGCTCGAAATCCGCGGCCTCGCGGGCGTTTCGGTGGACGATGAAATCCATGCCGGCATCGTCGACGCCGTCGCCAAGAACCCGCAGTTCAAGATTGTCGGTTCGGTCAATGGCGACTGGGCGCAGGACGTCGCACAGCGCGCCGTCGCCGGAATTCTGCCTAGCCTTCCCGAAGTTGCGGCAGTCGTGACGCAGGGCGGCGACGGTTACGGCGCGGCACAGGCTTTCGCCGCCGCCAAGCGCCCGACACCCACCATCGTCATGGGCAACCGCGAAGACGAGTTGCAATGGTGGAAGCAGCAGAAGGATGCCAGCGGCTACGAGACCATGTCGGTCTCCATCGCCCCCGGCGTTTCCACGCTCGCTTTCTGGGTGGCGCAGCAAATCCTCGACGGCAAGGATGTCAAAAAGGATTTGACCGTACCTTTCCTGCGCATCGATCAGGGCAATCTTGAGGAAAACCTCAAGAACACCCAGAAGGGCGGCGTCGCGAATGTGGAATATTCACAGGAAGACGCCCAGAAGGCCATCGCCTCCGCCAAATAG
- a CDS encoding ABC transporter permease codes for MDWLFKFPTMNDDALRALKKVIDEGFRGFTRAYGGTIEGLFTPLQSFLIWAERLLIGTPWPVVILIVGVLAWFASRSATIVGLCCGILFAIGWFGMWEDTMKTISMIFVCAVLSIVIGLPIGIAMARSNRLQSIVNPVLDVMQTMPSFVYLIPVVMLLGIGRVPGVIAVVIYAIPPMIRLTNLGIRMVDRDVLEAADAYGSSKRQKLFKVQLPLALPTIMAGINQTIMMALAMVVIASMIGVQGLGQPVLKAIANQYFTLGVFNGLAIVGIAIIFDRISQAYGLRLQKHREVAHG; via the coding sequence ATGGATTGGCTTTTCAAATTTCCGACCATGAATGATGATGCCCTGCGTGCGCTGAAGAAAGTGATCGACGAGGGGTTTCGGGGTTTCACCAGAGCCTATGGCGGCACGATAGAGGGGCTGTTCACACCGCTCCAGAGCTTCCTCATCTGGGCGGAAAGGCTTTTGATCGGCACCCCTTGGCCGGTCGTTATTCTTATTGTCGGCGTACTCGCCTGGTTTGCCAGCCGCAGCGCCACCATTGTTGGACTATGTTGCGGTATTCTCTTTGCCATCGGCTGGTTCGGCATGTGGGAAGACACGATGAAGACGATCTCGATGATCTTCGTCTGCGCCGTGCTCTCGATCGTGATCGGTTTGCCGATTGGCATCGCCATGGCGCGGTCCAACCGCCTGCAGAGTATCGTGAACCCCGTTCTCGACGTCATGCAGACGATGCCGAGTTTCGTCTATCTCATTCCCGTCGTCATGCTGCTCGGCATCGGCCGGGTCCCGGGCGTCATCGCCGTGGTGATCTACGCCATTCCTCCGATGATCCGGCTTACCAATCTCGGCATCCGCATGGTTGACCGGGACGTGCTGGAAGCGGCAGACGCTTACGGTTCCTCGAAGCGCCAGAAGCTTTTCAAGGTGCAGCTACCGCTTGCACTCCCCACCATCATGGCAGGCATCAACCAGACAATCATGATGGCGCTCGCCATGGTCGTCATCGCCTCCATGATAGGTGTTCAGGGCCTTGGCCAGCCAGTTCTGAAGGCCATCGCCAACCAGTATTTCACGCTCGGTGTGTTCAACGGCCTGGCAATCGTCGGCATCGCCATCATCTTCGACCGCATCAGCCAGGCCTACGGCCTTCGCCTGCAAAAACACCGGGAAGTGGCGCATGGCTAG
- a CDS encoding quaternary amine ABC transporter ATP-binding protein — MASQSIEIRSLYKIFGSKAENYIDAVKGGMSKAELNAKHGHVLGLSDINITMPGGQITVIMGLSGSGKSTLIRHVNRLIDPTAGEILYGGTDVCRLNEAELLEFRRHKTAMVFQKFGLLPHRNVLQNVVYGLEVQGVDKGEREEKADVWIKRVGLEGFSSHYPNQLSGGMQQRVGLARALTNNAEILLMDEAYSALDPLIRVDMQTVLLELQKELKKTVVFITHDLDEALRLGDKIAILRDGEIIQQGTAAEIVMSPADSYIEAFVEEVNRGRVIRLGAIVQPEFTGQSRLQLDADMTVEEGLRALVREDVGSAVIIGENGKSLGSVTTDAIMRCLVRTTPSAEKKLAEAG; from the coding sequence ATGGCTAGTCAATCGATCGAAATCCGCAGCCTTTACAAGATTTTCGGCTCCAAGGCGGAGAACTACATCGACGCCGTGAAGGGCGGCATGTCCAAGGCGGAACTGAACGCCAAGCACGGCCATGTGCTCGGCCTCAGCGACATCAACATCACCATGCCGGGCGGGCAGATCACCGTGATCATGGGCCTTTCCGGCTCGGGAAAATCGACGCTGATCCGCCACGTCAACCGCCTGATCGACCCCACAGCGGGAGAAATCCTTTATGGCGGAACGGATGTCTGTCGCCTCAACGAAGCGGAACTTCTGGAATTCCGCCGCCACAAGACGGCGATGGTATTCCAGAAATTCGGCCTGCTGCCGCACCGCAACGTGCTGCAAAACGTCGTCTATGGCCTTGAGGTGCAGGGCGTCGACAAGGGCGAGCGGGAAGAAAAAGCCGACGTCTGGATCAAGCGGGTGGGGCTGGAAGGCTTTTCGAGCCATTATCCGAACCAGCTTTCAGGCGGCATGCAGCAGCGCGTGGGTCTCGCCCGCGCGCTGACCAACAACGCCGAAATCCTGCTGATGGACGAGGCCTATTCGGCACTTGATCCACTCATCCGCGTCGACATGCAGACAGTGCTGCTGGAATTGCAGAAAGAGCTGAAGAAGACCGTCGTCTTCATCACCCACGATCTGGATGAGGCCCTTCGGCTGGGAGACAAGATCGCCATTCTGCGCGACGGCGAGATCATCCAGCAGGGTACGGCCGCCGAAATTGTCATGAGTCCGGCAGACAGCTATATCGAAGCCTTCGTGGAAGAGGTCAATCGTGGCCGGGTCATTCGTCTCGGCGCCATCGTCCAGCCGGAGTTTACCGGCCAGTCGCGTCTTCAGCTCGATGCGGACATGACCGTCGAGGAAGGCTTGCGCGCGCTCGTCAGGGAGGATGTCGGCAGTGCCGTCATCATCGGCGAAAACGGCAAGTCACTCGGCTCCGTCACCACGGATGCCATCATGCGCTGCCTCGTCAGGACCACGCCAAGCGCGGAAAAAAAACTGGCCGAGGCCGGTTAG
- a CDS encoding pseudouridine synthase, which produces MSSELSNPVYNPPLEPWLTIVHRDDDLLVLDKPSGLLSVPGRDPALSDSLLTRVQKQFPKALMINRLDKDTSGIVLMSLNRKAHATVAAQFENRQTRKSYVAVVWGEVEGEEGKVDLPLAIDPENKPRHRVDHDHGKPAQSLWRVLERLPLPATRLALAPLTGRTHQLRVHMKALGHPILGDEFYAEGEALAAAPRLMLHAEAVGFRHPDGRDVTYTVPCPF; this is translated from the coding sequence ATGTCATCTGAGCTTTCCAACCCCGTCTATAATCCGCCGCTCGAACCGTGGCTCACTATCGTGCACCGGGATGACGATCTACTGGTGCTGGACAAGCCGAGCGGACTTCTTTCGGTGCCGGGACGCGATCCCGCGCTCTCCGACAGTCTTTTGACGCGCGTGCAGAAACAGTTTCCAAAAGCACTGATGATCAACCGGCTGGACAAGGATACATCAGGCATCGTGTTGATGTCCCTGAACCGCAAGGCGCACGCGACCGTCGCCGCCCAGTTCGAGAACCGCCAGACCCGCAAATCCTATGTTGCCGTCGTCTGGGGTGAAGTCGAGGGTGAAGAGGGCAAGGTGGACCTGCCACTTGCGATCGACCCCGAGAACAAGCCCCGCCACCGGGTGGACCACGACCATGGCAAGCCGGCGCAAAGCCTTTGGCGCGTGCTGGAAAGATTGCCGCTTCCCGCCACGAGGCTCGCACTTGCCCCTCTCACCGGCCGCACCCATCAATTGCGGGTGCATATGAAGGCTCTCGGCCACCCTATCCTTGGCGATGAATTTTATGCAGAAGGTGAAGCGCTCGCCGCCGCGCCGCGTCTTATGCTGCATGCCGAGGCGGTGGGCTTTCGTCACCCGGATGGCCGCGACGTCACCTATACCGTGCCCTGCCCCTTCTGA
- a CDS encoding IMPACT family protein encodes MFTLDRPVTFSQDIKKSRFIAFAAPVTGEEDAKSFLAAHSDFDANHNCWAWRTGQTYRFSDDGEPSGTAGKPILQAIDGQALDNVAVLVIRWFGGILLGSGGLMRAYGGTAAACLRLGETSPVIAYVSATLSCPFSDLALVKSRLAATQNLRVEKEDFTGTGADMQLSVPVEEAERLTRLISDLTSGRVNLHIPD; translated from the coding sequence ATGTTCACGCTCGACCGACCCGTCACCTTTTCGCAGGATATCAAGAAAAGCCGCTTCATTGCCTTTGCAGCACCTGTCACTGGCGAGGAGGATGCGAAAAGCTTCCTTGCGGCGCATTCTGACTTCGACGCAAACCACAATTGCTGGGCATGGCGAACCGGCCAGACCTATCGTTTCAGTGACGACGGCGAGCCTTCCGGCACGGCGGGAAAGCCAATCCTTCAGGCTATCGACGGTCAGGCCCTGGACAATGTCGCGGTCCTCGTCATCCGCTGGTTCGGCGGCATTCTGCTCGGCAGCGGCGGCCTCATGCGCGCCTATGGCGGCACGGCGGCGGCCTGCCTTCGGCTTGGCGAGACGTCACCGGTCATCGCCTATGTCAGCGCGACCTTGAGCTGCCCGTTCTCCGATCTGGCCCTGGTAAAATCGCGCCTCGCCGCCACGCAAAACCTGCGAGTGGAAAAGGAGGACTTCACCGGCACCGGCGCGGATATGCAGCTTTCGGTTCCCGTAGAGGAAGCCGAGCGTCTGACACGGCTCATCAGCGATCTGACCAGTGGCCGCGTCAATCTTCATATTCCGGACTAA
- a CDS encoding GAF domain-containing sensor histidine kinase: MLDTPKSALFHHYMGISRLLAGQLEFNAIIQAVATEITHIIPHVHMDVCIKQLDDKFHIAYESGLASAWSRQPPALLSGSPIRSVLSGEVEYLLSGDACADPRFHFEGAFSSPIIELDLHSRLHVPMKVHGDIIGALSCSSHQSDAYTMEDVANARAVADLLAPYFYAIRAAEQAKRSAIEEARANAREEGLRLGALQLTEALEAERQRIGMDLHDQTLADLTRLARRIERMSHAPDVSGEMLEPVVRSLQHCMQDLREIIEEAKPSILQLFGVVQAIETYVDRSVRDSGSSIDWSVTDETDGLVETLDKTVAISLFRIVQEAVNNAIRHAQPETIAVTLSLTDGGLRVTVSDDGSGRGEGAVSGGLGIGNMKTRARLISARFDIGGNGKDAGTRITVTLPEGAFDRREEI; the protein is encoded by the coding sequence ATGCTGGATACGCCGAAAAGCGCTCTTTTCCATCACTACATGGGCATTTCGCGGCTGCTCGCCGGGCAGCTCGAATTCAACGCCATCATTCAGGCGGTCGCCACCGAAATCACCCATATCATTCCTCACGTCCACATGGATGTCTGCATCAAGCAGCTGGATGACAAATTTCACATCGCCTATGAAAGCGGTCTGGCAAGCGCCTGGAGCCGCCAGCCGCCCGCCCTTCTGTCCGGCAGTCCGATCCGTTCCGTGCTCTCGGGCGAGGTGGAATATCTTTTGAGCGGTGATGCCTGCGCCGATCCGCGCTTCCATTTCGAAGGTGCATTTTCCAGCCCGATCATCGAGCTTGATCTGCATAGCCGCCTGCACGTGCCGATGAAGGTGCATGGCGACATTATCGGCGCGCTCAGTTGCTCCTCGCACCAGTCGGATGCCTATACGATGGAGGATGTCGCCAATGCCCGCGCGGTTGCGGATTTGCTGGCGCCCTATTTTTACGCCATCCGCGCCGCCGAACAGGCCAAACGGTCTGCGATCGAGGAGGCGCGCGCCAATGCCCGCGAGGAGGGGTTGCGGCTGGGTGCCCTGCAATTGACCGAAGCGCTGGAGGCCGAGCGACAGCGGATCGGCATGGATTTGCACGACCAGACGCTGGCGGACCTGACGCGGCTTGCACGGCGCATCGAGCGGATGAGCCACGCACCGGACGTGTCGGGCGAGATGCTGGAACCGGTGGTGCGCAGCCTGCAGCACTGCATGCAGGATCTGCGCGAGATCATTGAGGAGGCGAAACCCTCCATCCTGCAATTGTTCGGCGTCGTGCAGGCCATCGAGACCTATGTGGATCGCTCCGTGCGCGACAGCGGCTCTTCTATCGACTGGTCGGTTACGGACGAGACGGACGGGCTTGTGGAAACACTCGACAAGACCGTTGCCATCTCGCTGTTCCGCATCGTGCAGGAGGCGGTCAACAATGCCATCCGTCACGCGCAGCCGGAAACGATTGCGGTGACACTGTCGTTGACGGATGGCGGGCTGCGGGTGACCGTGAGCGATGACGGTAGCGGCCGTGGCGAGGGGGCTGTCTCTGGTGGACTAGGCATCGGCAACATGAAGACGCGGGCACGGCTGATTTCAGCCAGATTCGATATTGGTGGCAATGGCAAAGACGCTGGAACCCGCATTACCGTGACGTTGCCTGAAGGCGCTTTCGACCGGCGGGAGGAAATATGA
- a CDS encoding DNA topoisomerase IB: MPQPPTRLLAKIGLAYVNDQEPGIARERRGRGFCYRLPGGELLSDNVELKRIKSLGVPPAYKDVWICIDPSGHLQATGFDARGRKQYRYHPDWHALRGETKFFQLKSFGKALPAIRRRAMADIAKQDHGQDMTLAALTLLLDAAYLRVGNRSYLETNGTYGATTLLKRHVSFGETIELRFAAKGGQKVKRQLRHPRLQKILEEIADLPGKELFVWQDSENRVHSVDSSDLNAYLSRVGGQGISAKTFRTWGGTLAAFCHAMEHVAAGEKPSIKGMCQAAATELSNTPAICRKSYVHPAVLDIATEEKAQKKLGRILKVGAKPVSGLRADERRLLAFLP; this comes from the coding sequence ATGCCACAACCGCCCACCCGCCTTCTTGCCAAAATCGGACTCGCCTATGTCAACGATCAGGAGCCGGGCATAGCCCGAGAAAGGCGCGGGCGCGGTTTCTGTTACCGGTTGCCGGGCGGCGAACTTCTGTCCGATAACGTGGAGTTGAAGCGCATCAAATCGCTCGGCGTCCCGCCTGCCTACAAAGATGTCTGGATATGCATCGACCCATCCGGGCATTTGCAGGCAACGGGCTTCGATGCGCGCGGGCGAAAGCAATATCGTTACCATCCCGACTGGCACGCATTGCGCGGTGAGACGAAGTTCTTTCAGCTGAAAAGCTTCGGCAAGGCGCTGCCCGCCATCCGGCGACGCGCGATGGCTGACATTGCAAAACAGGATCACGGTCAGGACATGACACTGGCGGCCCTGACGCTGCTTCTCGATGCCGCCTATCTGCGCGTCGGCAACCGTTCTTATCTTGAAACCAACGGTACCTATGGCGCAACCACATTGCTCAAGCGCCACGTGTCCTTCGGCGAGACAATCGAATTGCGCTTTGCAGCCAAGGGCGGGCAGAAGGTGAAGCGGCAATTGCGCCACCCGCGCCTTCAAAAAATCCTCGAGGAAATCGCCGATCTGCCCGGCAAGGAGCTGTTTGTCTGGCAGGACAGTGAAAACCGGGTTCACTCCGTCGATTCAAGCGATCTCAACGCCTATCTTTCCCGCGTCGGCGGACAAGGCATTTCTGCCAAGACTTTCCGTACCTGGGGCGGAACGCTTGCGGCCTTCTGTCATGCGATGGAACATGTGGCTGCGGGTGAAAAACCCAGCATCAAGGGTATGTGTCAGGCAGCGGCGACGGAACTGTCCAACACACCCGCCATTTGCCGCAAGAGCTACGTACATCCTGCCGTTCTCGATATAGCGACGGAGGAGAAGGCGCAGAAGAAGCTTGGCCGTATTCTGAAGGTGGGCGCAAAGCCGGTCTCGGGCCTCAGGGCCGATGAAAGACGTCTGCTTGCCTTCCTGCCGTGA
- a CDS encoding PQQ-dependent sugar dehydrogenase: MFRNNRFLSSTMLFALLAVPLAGGAHAQTAPAVETKRPNAPDQKPAFEGQTRAPQAATQPDVEKTVIAEGLPHIWSMEFLPDGRMIVAAKEGAMHIVADGKASPAIAGVPEVASDGQGGLLDIALAPDFETSRKIFFSFSEPRDGGNGTSVASAKLTEEGGAAKLEDVSVIFRQMPTYDGDKHFGSRLVFGQNNELYVTVGERSDATPRVQAQDLSSGLGKVFRIDAEGKAFEGNPFAGQQNALPEIWSYGHRNLQSAALDGQGRLWTVEHGPKGGDEMNLPKAGLNYGWPVITYGVEYSGRSVGEGATAKEGMEQPVYYWDPVIGPSGMAFYDADQISEWKGAFIVGGLVSQGLVILHIDGDKVATESRLPLEARIRDVKVGPDGAVYAVTEERGGGNSQILRIAKAG; this comes from the coding sequence ATGTTCCGCAACAACCGATTTCTGAGTTCGACGATGCTATTCGCGCTGCTGGCCGTACCACTTGCCGGCGGCGCCCACGCACAGACCGCCCCGGCAGTCGAGACGAAACGGCCCAATGCGCCGGATCAGAAACCGGCTTTCGAGGGTCAGACCCGTGCGCCGCAAGCCGCCACTCAGCCGGATGTCGAAAAAACCGTCATTGCCGAGGGCCTACCGCATATCTGGTCGATGGAATTCCTGCCCGATGGCCGCATGATCGTAGCGGCCAAGGAAGGCGCAATGCACATCGTCGCAGACGGGAAAGCCAGCCCTGCCATCGCGGGCGTGCCGGAGGTGGCGTCCGACGGACAGGGCGGTCTGCTCGACATCGCGCTGGCTCCCGATTTCGAAACCTCCCGTAAAATCTTCTTCTCTTTTTCCGAGCCACGGGATGGCGGCAACGGCACCTCCGTCGCATCGGCCAAGTTGACCGAAGAGGGTGGAGCAGCAAAACTGGAAGACGTCTCGGTGATCTTCCGCCAGATGCCGACCTATGATGGTGATAAGCATTTCGGCTCCCGCCTGGTCTTCGGCCAGAACAACGAGCTCTACGTCACCGTCGGTGAACGTTCAGACGCAACGCCGCGTGTGCAGGCGCAGGACCTGTCGAGCGGGCTTGGCAAGGTCTTCCGCATTGATGCCGAAGGCAAGGCCTTCGAGGGCAACCCCTTCGCCGGCCAGCAGAACGCCCTCCCCGAGATATGGAGCTATGGCCACCGTAACCTCCAGTCGGCAGCACTGGATGGGCAGGGCAGGCTCTGGACAGTGGAACATGGCCCGAAAGGCGGCGATGAGATGAACCTGCCGAAGGCGGGCCTCAATTATGGCTGGCCGGTCATCACCTACGGTGTCGAATATAGCGGTCGGTCCGTTGGCGAAGGTGCCACCGCCAAGGAAGGCATGGAACAGCCGGTTTATTATTGGGACCCCGTCATCGGCCCGTCCGGCATGGCCTTTTACGACGCCGACCAGATTTCCGAGTGGAAGGGAGCCTTCATCGTAGGCGGTTTGGTGAGCCAGGGCCTCGTCATCCTGCACATTGACGGCGACAAGGTTGCGACGGAAAGCCGATTGCCGCTGGAAGCGCGCATTCGTGATGTGAAAGTGGGTCCGGATGGGGCCGTCTATGCCGTGACCGAAGAGCGCGGCGGCGGCAACTCGCAAATTTTGCGGATCGCCAAGGCCGGCTGA